Below is a window of Streptomyces genisteinicus DNA.
GCGCCCCCTCAGGGTGCTGCTGCACTCGCTCGCGTTCGGCACCCTGGTCCCCTACCTGCCGGCCGACGGCGGACCCGCCCTCACCCAGCGCCAGATGGACATGACGCTCAACGTGATGGCGCACTCCCTCGTCTACTGGACCCAGGACCTGCACGCCGCGGGACTGATCGGCGAGGGCTCCAAGATCTACGCGATGACCAGCGCGGGGGACCAGAAGGTCACCGCGAACTACGGGGCCGTCTCCGCCGCCAAGTGCGCCCTGGAGTCGCACGTCCGCCAGCTGGCCCTGGAGCTGGCCCCGAGCGGGGTCGCGGTCAACGCGCTGCGGGCGGGCGTGACCCTCACCCCCTCGCTGGAGAAGATCCCCGAGCACGGTCCGCTGGTCGAACTCGCCGCCCGCAACAACCCCCACGGCCGGCTGACCACGGCGGAGGACGTCGCCGAGGCGCTCGTCACGATGGCGCGCAGCACCTCCTCGTGGCTCACCGGGAACATCATCGGCGTCGACGGCGGAGAGGCGCTGACCACCTGATGCGTGCCACCCTCTCCGCGTGGAAGGCCGCGGCCGCCGCGGTCCCCCTGGCGGCCCGGCACGCGTACGAGCTCTACCACCCCCCGCAGGCGAAGCCCGGCCGCACACCGCTGAGCAAGGGACTGCCGCTGCGCGGACTGAGGCTCACCACGAGCCGGGACGCGATACCCCTGAGCGGCTGGGTGGTGCCCGGCGCCGGACCGCACACCGTGGTGGTCTGCCACGGCATGGGCCGCACCATGTCCAGCACGCTCGGGCACATCGAGATGCTGCACCGGGCCGGCTGGCACGTCGTCGCGTACGACCTGCGCAACCACGGCGACAGCGGCCGGGACCGGGCCTTCGGGAGCATGGCGGACCGGTACACCGGCGACCTGGCCGACGTGCTCCGGTGGGTCCGGGCCGACCCCGAACTGGGCGGCGGCGAGATCGCGTTGTACGCCTTCTCGTTCTCCACCTGGGTGGCGCTGAGCGTCCTGGCGCGGCTCGACCGGCCGGCGGCGGCGCTGGTGTGCGACAGCGGGCCGATGTTCGACATCGGGGCGGGGCTCCAGCACTTCGCCCGGGTGCGCAGGCCGGCGCTTCCCGCGGCGCAGCGCGAGGGCGCCGGGCACGCCGTCTACCGCTCGTGCTTCGGCGCGCTGTGCCGGCGGATGCTCGCGGTGCGGAACTGGCCGCCGGACCTCTCCGGCACGCCGACGCGGCTGATGTTCGTCGCGGGAGGCCAGGACCCGCTCGTCCCCGAGTCGCAGATCGCGCCGGTCGCGGACCGCTATCCGCGGGCGGAGCGCTGGACCGCGCCCAACGCCCTGCACATGAGCGCTCTGCGGTTCGACCGCGAGGAGTACGAAGAGCGTGTCCTCGCCTTTCTGACCGGGGCGTTCGCCGCCCACCCGACCACAGCGCACAGCGAGGCCGCCACGGATGGATGAGTACCTGCTGATCGAGTCCCAGGGTCCCTGGGGCGGCCCCGGGGCCGAGCGGTTCGTCGACGACGCCGTCCGGTTGCGGGCGGCCGGGCACGACGTCGTGCTCCTCCTGATCGAGAACGGGGTCACGGCCGCCCTCGCGGGCGCCGGGCCCACGGGCCCGGCGGACGCACCGGGCCGCGGCCTGCGCGGTCTCCTGGACGGCGGCGGCCGCGTCTGGGCCGACGCCTTCTCGCTGACCCACCGGGCGCTGGTCCCCGATCAGCTCCTGCCCGGCGTCGTGCCGGTGGAGATGGACGAGGTGGCCGCCCGGCTGCTCGCCCCCGGCACCCGGGGGGTGTGGCACTGACATG
It encodes the following:
- a CDS encoding SDR family oxidoreductase; amino-acid sequence: MTTSLEGTWNLILGASSGIGLANARALAAEGANILGVHFDMAEGREKAEVTVEELRSAGVSAHFFNANAASARTRTELVPQFAELTGGRPLRVLLHSLAFGTLVPYLPADGGPALTQRQMDMTLNVMAHSLVYWTQDLHAAGLIGEGSKIYAMTSAGDQKVTANYGAVSAAKCALESHVRQLALELAPSGVAVNALRAGVTLTPSLEKIPEHGPLVELAARNNPHGRLTTAEDVAEALVTMARSTSSWLTGNIIGVDGGEALTT
- a CDS encoding alpha/beta hydrolase; this encodes MRATLSAWKAAAAAVPLAARHAYELYHPPQAKPGRTPLSKGLPLRGLRLTTSRDAIPLSGWVVPGAGPHTVVVCHGMGRTMSSTLGHIEMLHRAGWHVVAYDLRNHGDSGRDRAFGSMADRYTGDLADVLRWVRADPELGGGEIALYAFSFSTWVALSVLARLDRPAAALVCDSGPMFDIGAGLQHFARVRRPALPAAQREGAGHAVYRSCFGALCRRMLAVRNWPPDLSGTPTRLMFVAGGQDPLVPESQIAPVADRYPRAERWTAPNALHMSALRFDREEYEERVLAFLTGAFAAHPTTAHSEAATDG
- a CDS encoding DsrE family protein, with protein sequence MDEYLLIESQGPWGGPGAERFVDDAVRLRAAGHDVVLLLIENGVTAALAGAGPTGPADAPGRGLRGLLDGGGRVWADAFSLTHRALVPDQLLPGVVPVEMDEVAARLLAPGTRGVWH